The following proteins are encoded in a genomic region of Cyclonatronum proteinivorum:
- a CDS encoding SusC/RagA family TonB-linked outer membrane protein, protein MLLLSSIGKTATLRAVLVAVFMLMLALLPAFTPQAEAQLYQRVSNQLLTSVSGQNSAVANMLQSNISVSFRSTPVLEALEKVAKETGLQLNYNRSDIDTKQLVTGTYQQRSLEYVLDAVTSQSGLFYYVTESGQLVLLTAELPDTTGTLTGSIRDAETGEPLTGATIFIEGLNVGRAADIDGTFELANLPEGSYTARISFIGYQTKRREVTVTAGETRELHFQLTQDVAFLDDVVVTGYSVRQRSTPTGALSRIEGADIQQSLIQSPDQALQGRMTGVQVSHTSGQPGSGLLIRVRGRGSINASNSPIYIVDGVQVRTDFTSVVVEDNALTGINPNDIESIEVLKDASATALYGAQGANGVVLITTRQARRGQTQINISSQVGFNAQPEKIDVMDGPTWTDVMIQGFVNREVDRGRDEEQARQQAIDRFGDPATAPTYDWQDAISRSGALHNYSISASAGFDNTRIFLSGSYDFEQGAVNGSDFSTLRFRSNIDHSFNDRFTLATRLSASTSEANGVRTGSANILSPFHGGITQRPIDAIFTEDGDYNHNDIIRVNLVHLLDVNTREATTRQLRGSLTGIYRIQDNISFRSLWGVDYRTVRDRSYTSPLLPRYAATGGSLTERFRETVAFNTNQLIEYFQNFDEHDITVVAGVEYRENQYQSFAAAGEMFPNPLFQQLDLAAIESSISGRTTESKNAGAFTRVDYSYMQRYFVSGNMRYDGSSRFGENNRWGLFYSGALAWDIAQESFMERFTFIDQLKLRTSYGITGNSGISDFASRSLFGSGGTYEGATGLRPSGLGNDVLTWEEAETLDLGFELSLFEGRVFADVNRYRTNNRNLLLNAFLPTDSGFSSIARNAGVVRNTGWEIELGGRVINARDFNWTSAFNITFQENEVIELVDGLDILGSSVRVGFPLDIIWGNKFIGINPADGRVMWEDEDGHVTYRRTSADQQQIGSFSPDFFGGFVNTFRYRNFQLYTFFQYEHGRDAFNQTIGRRMHSVSSERGLHARVARDAWQQPGDMTYLPRHYNSSAFPGSSSHNTNSVYINDASYIRLKEVRLDYQVPSQFLERVSLSRANVFVQGRNLLTWTNYMFGDPEFVGQGTGVYPQSRQITAGVNLQF, encoded by the coding sequence ATGCTACTACTATCCTCAATCGGCAAAACAGCAACACTGCGCGCAGTGCTTGTCGCTGTTTTCATGCTGATGCTCGCTTTGTTACCTGCGTTTACACCGCAGGCTGAAGCGCAGCTGTATCAGCGGGTTTCAAACCAGCTGCTGACCTCGGTATCTGGCCAGAACAGTGCTGTTGCCAATATGCTTCAGTCGAATATTTCGGTTAGTTTCCGAAGCACACCTGTTTTGGAAGCACTTGAAAAAGTTGCCAAAGAAACCGGGCTTCAGCTCAACTACAACCGTAGTGATATTGATACCAAGCAGCTGGTTACAGGCACCTATCAGCAGCGCTCGCTTGAGTACGTACTTGATGCGGTCACCAGTCAGTCCGGGCTTTTTTACTATGTAACCGAAAGCGGGCAGCTTGTACTTCTAACTGCTGAGTTGCCTGACACAACGGGTACGCTGACTGGTTCCATTCGGGATGCAGAAACCGGCGAGCCGCTAACGGGTGCTACGATCTTCATCGAAGGTCTCAATGTTGGCCGTGCTGCTGACATTGATGGGACGTTCGAACTTGCCAATTTGCCTGAAGGCAGCTACACAGCACGCATTTCGTTCATAGGGTATCAGACCAAGCGCAGGGAAGTCACAGTAACTGCCGGTGAAACCCGTGAGCTTCACTTTCAGCTGACACAGGACGTAGCCTTTTTGGATGATGTGGTCGTTACCGGATATTCGGTGCGTCAGCGCAGCACCCCTACCGGTGCACTTTCTCGTATTGAAGGTGCTGATATTCAGCAAAGCCTGATTCAGTCGCCTGATCAGGCGCTTCAGGGCAGAATGACGGGTGTTCAGGTGTCTCACACCAGTGGTCAGCCCGGCAGTGGTCTGTTGATTCGTGTGCGCGGTCGCGGTTCCATCAATGCTTCAAACTCACCCATTTATATTGTGGATGGGGTTCAGGTGCGTACTGATTTCACTTCGGTAGTTGTAGAAGACAACGCGCTTACCGGCATCAATCCGAATGATATTGAAAGTATTGAAGTGCTCAAAGATGCTTCTGCCACAGCCTTGTATGGTGCGCAGGGTGCTAACGGTGTGGTACTGATTACCACGCGTCAGGCGCGCAGGGGACAAACCCAGATCAATATTTCCTCTCAGGTAGGCTTTAATGCGCAGCCGGAGAAAATAGATGTCATGGACGGGCCAACCTGGACCGATGTGATGATTCAGGGTTTCGTAAACCGGGAAGTTGATCGCGGGCGTGATGAAGAGCAAGCCCGTCAGCAGGCCATTGATCGTTTCGGTGACCCGGCTACAGCTCCAACCTATGACTGGCAGGATGCCATCTCCCGTTCAGGAGCGCTGCATAATTACAGCATATCTGCATCAGCTGGCTTTGATAACACCCGTATTTTTCTCTCAGGTTCGTACGATTTTGAACAAGGGGCCGTAAATGGCAGCGATTTCAGTACTTTACGCTTCCGTTCCAACATTGATCATAGCTTTAACGATCGCTTTACGCTGGCTACACGTCTCAGCGCATCAACGTCAGAAGCAAACGGTGTTAGAACCGGTAGTGCAAATATTCTGAGTCCCTTTCATGGCGGCATCACGCAACGACCGATTGATGCCATTTTTACTGAAGACGGGGACTACAATCACAATGATATAATTCGGGTTAATCTTGTTCATCTGCTTGATGTAAACACCCGGGAAGCAACCACACGTCAGCTCCGTGGTAGCCTTACAGGTATTTACCGTATTCAGGATAACATCTCTTTCCGTTCTCTTTGGGGGGTTGATTACCGTACGGTGCGCGACCGCTCCTACACCTCGCCCCTGCTGCCGCGCTATGCTGCAACCGGCGGTTCGCTCACAGAGCGTTTCCGGGAAACGGTCGCTTTCAACACCAATCAGCTCATTGAGTACTTCCAAAACTTCGATGAGCACGACATCACGGTTGTAGCCGGGGTGGAATACCGCGAAAATCAGTACCAAAGCTTTGCCGCTGCCGGTGAAATGTTCCCTAATCCGCTCTTTCAGCAGCTTGATCTTGCTGCTATTGAAAGCAGCATTTCCGGCCGTACAACCGAATCTAAAAATGCAGGAGCGTTTACCCGTGTCGATTACAGCTACATGCAGCGCTATTTCGTAAGCGGCAACATGCGCTACGACGGCTCATCCCGATTCGGTGAAAACAACCGCTGGGGTCTTTTCTATTCCGGTGCCCTTGCATGGGATATAGCGCAGGAAAGCTTTATGGAGCGCTTCACCTTTATTGATCAGCTTAAGCTTCGAACCAGCTACGGTATAACCGGGAATTCCGGTATCAGCGATTTTGCTTCCCGCTCCCTGTTCGGAAGCGGTGGTACCTACGAAGGCGCAACCGGCCTGCGTCCAAGCGGCCTCGGCAACGACGTACTGACCTGGGAAGAAGCGGAAACCCTTGACCTTGGTTTTGAACTCTCCCTTTTTGAAGGGCGCGTATTTGCCGATGTAAACCGCTATCGTACCAACAACCGAAACCTGCTGCTTAATGCGTTTCTGCCTACTGACAGCGGTTTCTCCAGTATCGCCCGCAACGCGGGGGTAGTACGGAATACCGGTTGGGAAATCGAACTTGGTGGCCGGGTCATAAACGCACGCGACTTCAACTGGACAAGCGCATTTAACATCACTTTCCAGGAAAACGAGGTTATTGAGCTGGTTGACGGTCTCGATATTCTTGGATCATCCGTCCGCGTTGGCTTCCCGCTTGATATTATCTGGGGCAACAAGTTTATCGGTATCAACCCTGCCGACGGTAGGGTAATGTGGGAGGATGAAGACGGCCATGTCACATACAGGAGAACCAGTGCCGACCAGCAGCAGATTGGTTCCTTTTCACCTGACTTCTTCGGGGGCTTTGTGAACACCTTCCGCTACCGCAATTTCCAGCTCTATACCTTCTTCCAGTATGAGCATGGCCGCGATGCATTTAACCAGACCATCGGGCGTCGGATGCATAGCGTAAGTTCTGAACGTGGTCTGCATGCCCGCGTCGCCCGCGATGCCTGGCAGCAACCCGGCGATATGACCTATCTGCCACGTCACTATAACTCAAGTGCATTCCCCGGCAGCAGCAGTCACAACACCAACTCGGTGTACATCAATGATGCTTCTTATATCCGCCTTAAGGAGGTTCGCCTCGATTATCAGGTTCCTTCTCAGTTTCTGGAGCGCGTAAGCCTTTCACGGGCAAATGTATTTGTTCAGGGCAGGAACCTGCTCACATGGACCAACTACATGTTCGGTGATCCCGAATTTGTGGGTCAGGGTACCGGTGTGTACCCGCAGTCCCGCCAGATTACTGCAGGCGTAAACCTTCAATTCTAA
- a CDS encoding RNA polymerase sigma-70 factor — MIKGLRRGNKQAFEELFLAFFEPLCGYALGITSDRQASECAVQETFLRLWERCETITDDMNIKAWLFKSVRNRCLDLLRHSAMRDKYQQDIITDMKLEESLNTYEERYADDEALIAKVNREVQRLPDPIRETYLLHRQDGLTYSEISEVLGLPQKTIESRISKALKLLRERLDRGNLYSVKTKKISG, encoded by the coding sequence ATGATTAAAGGACTGCGGAGAGGCAACAAGCAGGCTTTCGAAGAACTGTTTTTAGCGTTCTTTGAGCCCCTCTGCGGCTATGCGCTGGGCATAACGAGCGACAGACAAGCTTCAGAATGTGCTGTGCAAGAAACCTTTCTTCGCTTGTGGGAAAGGTGCGAAACCATCACCGATGATATGAATATTAAAGCATGGTTATTCAAATCGGTGCGTAACCGCTGTCTGGATCTGCTCAGGCACAGTGCCATGCGGGATAAGTATCAACAAGACATCATCACCGATATGAAGCTGGAAGAAAGTCTCAACACGTATGAAGAACGGTATGCAGACGATGAAGCCCTCATTGCTAAAGTGAACAGGGAAGTACAGCGCCTGCCTGACCCCATCCGGGAAACATATCTGCTGCACAGACAGGATGGTCTCACCTATTCCGAAATTTCAGAGGTACTCGGCCTGCCACAAAAAACAATCGAATCAAGGATATCTAAAGCGTTGAAATTACTGCGAGAAAGGCTTGACAGAGGGAATCTGTATTCCGTAAAAACAAAAAAAATTTCAGGGTAA
- a CDS encoding CAP domain-containing protein, translating to MASSIRCFVVIFALCFSLHAVTNSQVSAQPLAGDDTPDFDAYARALTALFNEARAEGRMCGEEYMPAAPPVSWDEDLARAARVHSEDMSKNGFRGHEGSDGSSPSDRIRRVTDRFFGAAEILAYGGRSPEAAVFLWLRSPGHCRIIMGGQYAFVGAHALHPEYRPGNQWIYWTAKFARNPVGGTGAIRTIPELDRFEQMQRLRGKRVTVYANYDDPRTQPLLNDIFAAGNGPYAYNWNESGYRQETDLLLEMAEYGNIRPNFALVKMDKRIMLDPQNVNELIYRFEHDSRQMLPDGHQILSQNRVFIWGPRACESCARLEQMLRLSGNRPVRYYTEDARSLEFMWSKVTAAGAYTVDANGEKMVAFPVAEIAGHVLTGDITLRALIEAVR from the coding sequence ATGGCTTCTTCAATCCGTTGTTTCGTGGTGATTTTTGCCCTTTGTTTTTCGCTGCACGCTGTAACGAACTCCCAGGTAAGTGCTCAACCATTAGCCGGCGATGACACCCCCGATTTCGATGCCTACGCCCGGGCGTTGACCGCTTTGTTCAATGAGGCGCGGGCGGAGGGGCGGATGTGCGGGGAGGAGTATATGCCGGCTGCGCCGCCGGTGAGCTGGGATGAAGATCTGGCGCGTGCAGCCCGGGTGCATTCCGAGGATATGTCCAAAAACGGTTTCCGCGGACACGAAGGGAGCGACGGCTCGAGTCCGAGCGACCGGATCCGGCGGGTGACAGACCGGTTTTTCGGGGCGGCTGAAATCCTTGCCTATGGTGGCCGCTCCCCTGAGGCCGCGGTTTTCCTGTGGCTGCGGAGTCCGGGGCACTGCCGCATTATCATGGGCGGACAGTACGCTTTTGTCGGAGCCCATGCCCTTCATCCGGAATACCGGCCCGGAAATCAGTGGATTTACTGGACGGCCAAGTTTGCGCGCAATCCGGTCGGGGGAACCGGCGCAATTCGTACCATCCCGGAGCTGGATCGATTTGAACAAATGCAGCGGCTTCGGGGCAAGCGGGTTACGGTGTATGCCAATTATGACGATCCGCGTACGCAGCCCTTGCTGAATGATATTTTTGCAGCCGGTAACGGCCCTTATGCCTACAACTGGAATGAGTCGGGGTACAGGCAGGAAACGGATTTGTTACTCGAAATGGCCGAGTATGGCAACATTCGCCCGAATTTTGCCCTGGTAAAAATGGATAAGCGTATCATGCTTGATCCGCAAAATGTAAATGAGCTGATTTATCGGTTTGAGCATGATTCGCGTCAGATGCTTCCGGATGGGCACCAAATCCTGTCCCAAAACCGGGTTTTTATCTGGGGTCCTCGGGCATGCGAAAGCTGTGCACGGCTCGAACAAATGCTCCGGTTAAGCGGCAACCGGCCCGTTCGCTACTACACCGAGGATGCACGCAGCCTCGAGTTCATGTGGAGCAAGGTGACGGCAGCGGGCGCCTATACGGTTGATGCGAACGGGGAAAAAATGGTCGCGTTTCCCGTTGCGGAAATTGCGGGCCATGTGCTTACCGGAGACATCACGCTGCGCGCGCTCATTGAGGCGGTCCGTTAA
- a CDS encoding multifunctional oxoglutarate decarboxylase/oxoglutarate dehydrogenase thiamine pyrophosphate-binding subunit/dihydrolipoyllysine-residue succinyltransferase subunit has protein sequence MKSLEELFGPNAALVEELLKQYQESPDSVPEYWRNYFNENIHKMDTGVVAATPPQPATKQAATNGAATATPAAPKAAPEKPKKTEKKADQTAAKHEDVKTEPLRGASAKIAENMDQSLELPTATSLRVIPVKMLFEDRNIINKHLVERGEPKATFTHFIGWAVIRALKEVPSMNAYYDTDEKGRPVKVYPNDVNLGIAIDLPGKGGSRNLVVANIKKVDKMSFREFLHAYYELISRARNGQLDVPDFQGTTISITNPGTIGTVSSLPRLMKGQGTIVATGAMDYPAEFQSMSEELLNHLGISKVMTMTSTYDHRIIQGAESGNFLAKVHSLLTGNEDFYDSIFADLDIPYDPIPFGRDNYSGLIGGNADNLAATKKAVSVLNLINMYRTHGHVLANINPLKHGPGHHPELDYEYHGLTMWDMDREFYCGGLGGLEKAPLRDIVSLLRDTYCGKIGAEYTHILNLSERNWLTDTMESTLNVPALDKDDKRLILKKLNQASAFEEFLHKKYIGHKRFSLEGAESVIPTINHMLERAGGYGVEEVVFGMAHRGRLNVLVNIMGKSYKQIFSEFEGNIDPDSAQGSGDVKYHLGTRSVFTTAEGKEIKLELMPNPSHLESVNPVVEGAVRAKQDLISENNEDSGSKVIPLLIHGDAAFAGQGVVAETLTMSQLKGYKTGGTIHLIINNQIGFTTLPGDGRSTRYASDLAKMILAPIFHVNGDDPEACVHAMNLALDYRQRFGKDVVIDLICYRKHGHNEGDEPAFTQPGLYREIKDHSQVREIYTKELLRKKELKQEEVDEIFKEFDDILEEAFTGAKSLPSYEIGEKDTLRKHSSQSERHEETDTSVDTETLVDIAYKVNKVPADFDANPKLLRILAKRSEIVEKNQKKIDWGYGEALAFGSLLVQGVPIRLAGQDSERGTFSHRHAVLHGTETSQKFTPLNHLDEDQAKFQVYNSLLSEFAALGYEFGYSASRPESLVLWEAQFGDFVNGAQIIIDQYISSSETKWRQTSSLMMLLPHGYEGQGPEHSSARMERFLQLCAEDNMRVCNCTTPAQLFHLIRRQALSAAKKPTVLFTPKSLLRHPLAVSNTEELANGRFNYVLGDTEVNAADVRKVVFCSGKVYYDLYNKRKETEANDVALVRIEQYYPFPDSDVRAQIEAYPNVKEIVWCQEEPRNMGAWTYIRSRFEYDLKDDFQIKYAGRFPSASPAAGTMKLHTAEQEKLVAEALS, from the coding sequence TTGAAGTCACTTGAAGAACTATTTGGCCCGAATGCAGCTCTTGTTGAAGAATTATTAAAACAATATCAGGAAAGCCCGGATTCGGTTCCTGAGTACTGGCGCAATTATTTTAATGAGAACATTCACAAGATGGATACCGGTGTCGTAGCCGCAACACCGCCACAGCCTGCCACAAAACAAGCCGCTACCAACGGTGCCGCGACGGCAACTCCGGCTGCACCCAAAGCGGCTCCCGAAAAGCCGAAAAAAACGGAAAAGAAAGCTGATCAAACAGCCGCAAAGCATGAGGATGTAAAAACAGAACCCCTGCGCGGTGCTTCAGCCAAGATTGCCGAAAACATGGATCAGAGCCTTGAGCTGCCTACGGCAACCTCGCTGCGCGTGATACCGGTAAAAATGCTTTTCGAAGACCGGAATATCATCAACAAGCATCTCGTTGAGCGCGGTGAACCCAAGGCGACTTTTACACACTTCATCGGCTGGGCCGTCATTCGCGCCCTCAAAGAAGTGCCTTCCATGAATGCCTACTACGACACGGACGAAAAAGGACGTCCGGTGAAGGTGTATCCTAATGATGTCAATCTCGGAATTGCCATCGACCTCCCCGGAAAAGGCGGCTCCCGAAATCTTGTAGTAGCCAACATCAAGAAAGTAGACAAAATGAGCTTCCGCGAGTTTTTGCACGCGTACTATGAGCTTATTTCGCGGGCCCGTAACGGTCAGCTTGATGTGCCGGACTTTCAGGGCACAACCATCAGTATCACCAATCCCGGTACGATCGGCACGGTTTCTTCCCTGCCCCGACTGATGAAAGGTCAGGGCACCATTGTGGCAACCGGCGCGATGGATTACCCTGCCGAGTTTCAGTCCATGTCTGAAGAGTTGCTTAATCATCTCGGCATCAGCAAAGTGATGACGATGACGAGCACCTATGATCACCGTATCATTCAGGGCGCGGAGAGCGGCAACTTCCTGGCTAAGGTGCACAGCCTTCTCACGGGTAATGAAGATTTTTACGATTCCATTTTTGCGGACCTCGACATTCCCTACGATCCGATTCCGTTCGGACGCGATAATTACTCGGGACTGATCGGCGGCAATGCCGATAACCTTGCCGCTACCAAGAAGGCGGTTTCGGTGCTTAACCTCATTAATATGTACCGCACGCACGGACACGTGCTTGCAAACATCAACCCGCTGAAGCACGGGCCGGGTCACCATCCGGAGCTGGATTACGAGTATCACGGCCTCACCATGTGGGATATGGACCGCGAGTTTTACTGCGGTGGCCTGGGCGGTCTGGAAAAAGCTCCGCTGCGGGATATTGTGAGCTTGCTGCGCGATACCTACTGCGGCAAAATCGGCGCGGAGTACACGCACATCCTCAACCTCAGTGAGCGCAACTGGCTCACCGATACCATGGAAAGCACGCTGAACGTCCCGGCCCTTGACAAGGACGACAAGCGCCTCATTCTGAAAAAACTTAATCAGGCGTCAGCTTTCGAAGAGTTTCTGCACAAGAAATACATCGGTCACAAGCGCTTCTCACTCGAAGGTGCCGAGTCGGTAATCCCGACTATCAACCACATGCTCGAGCGCGCCGGCGGGTACGGCGTGGAAGAAGTTGTATTCGGGATGGCACACCGCGGCCGCCTGAATGTGCTCGTGAACATCATGGGTAAATCCTACAAACAGATTTTCTCTGAGTTTGAAGGCAACATCGATCCGGACAGCGCACAGGGCTCCGGCGATGTGAAGTATCACCTCGGTACCCGCAGCGTTTTCACGACCGCCGAAGGCAAGGAAATCAAGCTGGAGCTTATGCCGAACCCGTCTCACCTGGAATCGGTGAATCCGGTCGTAGAAGGCGCGGTTAGGGCGAAGCAAGACCTCATCAGCGAAAACAACGAAGACAGCGGCAGCAAGGTCATCCCCCTTCTTATTCACGGGGACGCAGCTTTTGCAGGACAAGGCGTTGTGGCCGAGACCCTCACCATGTCGCAGCTGAAGGGCTACAAAACTGGTGGTACCATTCACCTGATTATCAACAATCAGATTGGTTTCACCACCCTGCCCGGTGACGGCCGTTCAACCCGCTACGCTTCCGATCTGGCCAAGATGATTCTCGCGCCCATCTTCCACGTGAACGGCGACGATCCCGAGGCCTGCGTTCATGCCATGAACCTTGCGCTCGATTACCGTCAGCGCTTCGGCAAAGATGTGGTCATTGATCTCATTTGTTACCGTAAGCACGGGCACAATGAAGGGGACGAGCCCGCATTCACACAGCCCGGCCTGTATCGCGAAATTAAGGATCACTCGCAGGTGCGCGAAATTTACACCAAAGAGTTGCTCCGAAAAAAAGAGCTTAAGCAGGAAGAAGTCGATGAAATCTTCAAAGAGTTCGATGACATCCTCGAAGAAGCTTTCACCGGTGCCAAGTCGCTGCCGAGCTATGAGATTGGTGAGAAAGACACCCTCCGCAAACACAGCAGCCAAAGCGAGCGGCATGAAGAAACCGATACCTCTGTCGATACCGAAACCTTGGTTGATATTGCCTACAAGGTGAACAAAGTACCCGCTGATTTCGACGCCAATCCGAAGCTTCTCCGCATTCTGGCCAAGCGCAGCGAAATTGTGGAAAAAAATCAGAAGAAAATCGACTGGGGCTACGGCGAAGCCCTCGCCTTTGGCAGCTTGCTCGTTCAGGGCGTACCGATTCGTTTGGCCGGTCAGGATTCCGAGCGCGGTACTTTCTCGCACCGACATGCCGTGTTGCACGGTACCGAGACGAGTCAGAAATTCACGCCGCTCAATCATCTCGATGAAGATCAGGCGAAGTTTCAGGTGTACAACAGCTTGCTGAGTGAGTTTGCGGCCCTGGGTTACGAATTCGGCTACAGCGCTTCGCGTCCGGAATCTCTCGTGCTTTGGGAAGCGCAGTTCGGCGATTTTGTGAACGGTGCGCAGATCATCATCGATCAGTACATCTCCTCCTCTGAAACCAAGTGGCGGCAGACCTCAAGCCTGATGATGTTGCTCCCGCACGGCTACGAAGGTCAGGGCCCTGAGCACTCATCGGCCCGTATGGAGCGCTTCCTGCAGCTATGCGCGGAAGACAACATGCGCGTCTGCAACTGTACGACCCCGGCACAGCTTTTCCATCTGATCCGCCGTCAGGCGCTTTCTGCCGCGAAAAAGCCGACCGTGCTGTTCACACCCAAGAGCCTCCTGCGTCATCCGCTTGCGGTATCCAATACTGAAGAGCTGGCCAACGGACGTTTCAACTACGTGCTCGGCGATACGGAAGTGAATGCCGCTGATGTACGCAAAGTCGTGTTCTGTTCCGGTAAGGTGTACTATGATCTGTACAACAAGCGGAAGGAAACCGAAGCCAACGACGTCGCCCTTGTGCGCATTGAGCAATATTATCCGTTCCCGGATTCAGACGTGCGTGCGCAAATTGAAGCCTACCCGAACGTCAAAGAAATCGTGTGGTGTCAGGAAGAGCCGCGCAACATGGGCGCATGGACCTACATCCGCTCGCGCTTCGAGTACGACCTCAAAGACGATTTCCAGATCAAATACGCCGGACGCTTCCCGTCGGCCTCCCCGGCTGCCGGAACCATGAAGCTGCACACAGCCGAACAGGAAAAACTCGTTGCCGAAGCCCTGAGTTAA
- a CDS encoding FecR domain-containing protein has protein sequence MTITNIHRYLSGEANAAENKAFEEWLAASADNRAQFEEYRKIYTVKIERTERFDTIAALQTFRKNRTVQLPESSEPQAVRKTKTATFRALQDKRNSGIWLKLAAVLLIVFGISMYVLYPRFIENPAEVTGIDTGVWYETAYGEQRTYRLPDGSRIRLNADSRLFLPDVYGQETRSITLIGEGFFEIESDTTLPFVVQTAEATVEVIGTSFGVRTRPEQGVSYIAVQSGRVSVQGFPGISDESAKGVEVGAGEFTRVTYGAKPDAPSPNGAHALLSWTRQYFLFNDTPLSEVILQLERHFNVHITLSDSSRATQPVTARYASESLNEILSITSLTHGLSFEVSSRNSDSQ, from the coding sequence ATGACGATCACAAATATTCACCGATACTTATCAGGCGAAGCAAATGCTGCTGAAAATAAAGCCTTTGAGGAATGGCTGGCAGCCAGTGCGGATAATCGCGCACAGTTTGAGGAATACCGGAAGATTTATACCGTAAAAATTGAGAGAACAGAAAGATTCGATACCATAGCTGCGCTTCAGACCTTTCGGAAGAACCGGACTGTACAACTTCCTGAATCATCTGAGCCACAAGCTGTCCGGAAAACAAAAACTGCCACCTTCAGAGCTTTACAGGATAAACGGAATTCCGGAATCTGGCTAAAACTTGCGGCTGTTCTGCTCATCGTTTTTGGCATTTCGATGTATGTGCTGTACCCCCGCTTTATTGAAAATCCGGCAGAAGTTACGGGCATAGATACAGGCGTATGGTATGAAACAGCTTACGGCGAACAGCGCACCTATCGCCTGCCCGACGGGAGCCGTATTCGTTTGAACGCAGATTCCCGTCTGTTTCTGCCCGATGTGTATGGTCAGGAAACCCGCAGTATTACGCTGATTGGTGAGGGGTTTTTCGAAATAGAATCTGATACAACGCTGCCGTTTGTGGTACAAACAGCTGAAGCCACCGTTGAAGTAATCGGTACAAGTTTTGGGGTTCGCACCCGTCCGGAGCAGGGGGTTTCCTACATAGCGGTTCAAAGCGGCAGGGTTTCCGTGCAGGGTTTTCCCGGCATATCCGATGAATCTGCAAAGGGGGTTGAAGTTGGGGCGGGTGAGTTTACCCGTGTGACCTATGGTGCCAAACCTGATGCGCCTTCCCCCAATGGTGCCCACGCTTTGTTGAGCTGGACCCGCCAATATTTTTTGTTCAACGATACCCCGCTTTCAGAAGTGATTTTACAGCTTGAGCGTCATTTCAATGTACATATCACGCTAAGCGATAGCAGCCGTGCAACGCAACCCGTAACGGCACGCTACGCATCCGAATCCCTGAATGAAATTCTAAGCATCACCTCGCTTACCCACGGGCTTAGTTTTGAAGTGTCGTCCCGTAATTCAGATTCTCAATAA